The Benincasa hispida cultivar B227 chromosome 11, ASM972705v1, whole genome shotgun sequence genome has a segment encoding these proteins:
- the LOC120092058 gene encoding ribonuclease MC-like translates to MAKALLVISIFSLALLVFSVKAQYDYFQMVQQWPPATCSGVGVRCRAQPPSMFTIHGLWPSNYSTAHLVCTGLPFDPTQIAAIRPQLNTYWPDVIRGNNQRFWQHEWDAHGTCSDPPFNQRQYFQTTLNIRMNHNYDLLAILNAAGLGPTATMVRQYQAIENAIQAATGKIPGLRCNTNAQTGSRQLFEIILCFDKNGVTLIDCTPFAGITCPLQFVWLHRQPWSLGVVVEELKDSLVYEGSIPKFLFLSTIPLSIAFVFWKKFYQTTRGVRGGGKQE, encoded by the exons ATGGCTAAAGCTCTGTTAGTGATCTCCATATTCAGCTTGGCTCTGTTGGTGTTCTCTGTGAAGGCTCAATATGATTACTTTCAAATGGTTCAACAATGGCCTCCGGCCACATGTAGCGGCGTCGGAGTTAGATGTCGTGCTCAACCTCCATCTATGTTCACAATTCATGGTTTGTGGCCAAGCAATTACTCGACTGCCCATCTTGTTTGTACGGGACTTCCGTTTGATCCAACTCAG attgCCGCAATAAGACCTCAACTAAACACATATTGGCCAGACGTGATACGAGGAAACAACCAAAGGTTTTGGCAGCATGAATGGGATGCTCATGGAACATGCTCAGATCCCCCTTTCAACCAACGTCAATATTTCCAAACAACTTTAAACATTCGCATGAACCATAACTACGATCTCTTGGCGATCTTGAATGCTGCTGGTCTTGGCCCGACCGCGACTATGGTAAGGCAATACCAAGCCATCGAAAACGCCATTCAAGCTGCAACGGGAAAGATTCCAGGTCTACGATGCAACACTAATGCCCAAACAGGAAGTCGGCAACTATTCGAAATCATTTTGTGCTTCGACAAAAATGGTGTCACTCTCATTGATTGCACTCCCTTTGCTGGCATCACCTGCCCTTTACAGTTTGTGTGGCTCCATCGACAGCCTTGGAGTTTGGGCGTTGTTGTTGAGGAGCTTAAGGATTCTTTGGTCTATGAGGGTTCTATTCCCAAGTTTTTGTTTCTCTCTACTATTCCTCTTTCCATTGCCTTTGTGTTTTGGAAGAAGTTTTATCAAACCACTAGAGGTGTTAGAGGTGGTGGGAAGCAAGAATAA